A window from Prosthecobacter algae encodes these proteins:
- a CDS encoding alpha-2-macroglobulin family protein, whose protein sequence is MKHFLWLPLVFLLMPTPSPAQDAQAILAKVKALSAEGNHREAADLGKTGLKAADARAELLSATFEALARLNSPTVLAEQEELLEMAVKTHPKNWRLLMQAAVDFGRLEHSGLIVDGKFQREAYRYARGGNFVGTELRDRHRALQLLEAAWKAQPAEATVSEKIAVMSLLASGLAPSERYSGRRLYQSRAVWSLLNLTDIQGPLPDYDEQSGLDAPATGYPVDEKGDPVYFKAAESWAAARNDGERILWLWQEMGKLHPGQKKDSLRNFAGMAKGWFSVRTLEGLGLRFEADEKEGATREGIAALHTLKDDETVVRLATGPKRITLPPEWNFMELLKARANDPEESAMKRAEIWKELADEWTDRRQYPKAVEALKNGIAVLPKLTEKEQKLLNKKRNRSSFNLLPDVAGDDTSVTPEFTWTQMLTTSLQEITDHQGRLDPQLPQAAGSEAKLLLTFRNATQVSFSARRVNVAKLLADTEAYLRSSPTEFDWQRANIQSIGQRLLEEGNGKKYLIGDPVAWEQKLEPRENHWDRRVTVPTPLKEAGAWLVEGRFEGGHQTRALLWLEGLVIVHTKQVGVGHYFVADAATGAPVEGATVKFFGYGQEWVDRRGNNRPNLRYSFKDLQITSDAQGQVKLQEDQINRYRWLVQAKDKDGRLAYLGFEYLNLNHGQDWFNAQTRLYTITDRPVYRPGQEVKWKAWARQVGYDPKLDSHAFADAVMKVTITDPRGEKVTEKTYKADESGAINDVLELGDEATLGSYGMAVEAQRKGGVLEHVGNHSFRVEEYKKPEFEVKVDAPTTPVALGDSFEVKVKADYYFGGPVKEGKVKYKVQRSAHTERWFPIGPWDWLFGAGYGWRASYYDWYPGADRWCFCIPRYPWVRWQSDPPELVAEGESPLNADGTFTIKVDTALAKELHGQEDHSYAIEAEVTDQSRRTIFGTGSVLAARRPFEVYVSLNQGYYQTGEAAEATVNARTLDGREVQATGGLTVYRITYGKDGQPTEEAVYTAEVALKEGEPTVKARFTLARGGQYRVSVKLKDKAGHEIEGISFTTARGEGFEEGKDFRFDDLELVTQKDEYAPGEEVEITLNTNRAGSTVALFLRTQDGRYPDPVWIKLEGKSTTHRFTLTEADQPNIFLEAYTVSAARVHQVTRQIIVPPKKRIATVELTPDSATYLPGQGSKVKVRVKDQDGKPFVGKVVLTAYDKALEYISGGSNQQDIRPFFWGWKRSHYPEVTDSLHALETGLGGWMSPLGIFGGSVADGEFHYNESDPFASGGAGAFETSGMAKRRMGREFKEGLAMAAPGAPMDVAPMAAPAPAVMALEMSADSVAAGGAAGAEEGPQPMIRSNLADSAVWIADFTTDAQGAGEFNFTLPDNLTTWKLRSWVMGPSTQVGEAAVEVITRKNLMVRLQAPRFFVEKDEVVISANVHNEMDVAQSVKAVLELEGGVLEFLEKGQATQAAADIGAHGEKRFDWRVKVTGEGEAKIRVKALAQKDSDAMEMTFPAYTHGLLKTDSWSLALRPDEASGKLTLKVPAERKPEQSRLEVRYSPTLAMALVDALPYLVAYPYGCTEQTLNRFVPTVITLGVLKDLGVDLKAVKEKRTNLNAQQIGKPEERAKQWKGRSNLEPVFDEDEVKKMAKTGLARLEAMRNGDGGWGWFPGGRESSPHITAVVMHGLKSAERTGFDLNDGLIRQGVEWLARHEAEELRRLNLPVKHKDRKGYPDNLDALIHSVLVEYKAGNKAMRDQLYEQREKLSRYSVALLGLTCDAVEEDERRDMCLRNLKQFLKQDEENQTAYLDLPQGGWWWYWYEDQIETQAVFLRLLVAANPKDETAPRIAKYLLNNRRNGTYWNSTKDTAAVIEALAIYAKASGETSPQQTVELLLDGKSVKKVEITKETLFTFDGSLVLEGEALTTGEHTLEIRKLGESPLYVNAYLTVFSQEDNIPAAGLEVKARRKFYKLIEEKPEQKVAGGRGQVVTQTGLKYRREEIASDSPVKSGDLIEVELSVESKNDYEYVLIEDLKPAGFEPVKVQSGWTYEGLPAYQEFRDEKVAFFAERLPKGTHNLSYRVKAEIPGRFSALPTKIEAMYAPELKGNSDEWKARIEE, encoded by the coding sequence ATGAAACATTTTCTCTGGCTCCCCCTCGTCTTCCTTCTCATGCCCACCCCCAGCCCTGCCCAAGATGCCCAGGCGATCCTGGCGAAGGTGAAGGCTTTGTCCGCCGAGGGCAATCACCGGGAGGCGGCGGACCTGGGGAAGACGGGGCTGAAGGCTGCGGATGCGAGGGCGGAGCTGCTGTCCGCCACGTTTGAGGCTCTGGCCAGGCTGAACAGCCCGACTGTGCTGGCGGAGCAGGAGGAGCTGCTGGAGATGGCGGTGAAGACGCACCCGAAAAACTGGAGGCTGCTGATGCAGGCCGCGGTGGATTTTGGGCGGTTGGAGCACAGCGGGCTGATCGTTGATGGGAAGTTCCAGCGTGAGGCCTACCGCTATGCTCGAGGGGGGAACTTTGTGGGCACGGAGTTGCGCGACCGCCATCGTGCGCTGCAACTTCTGGAGGCGGCGTGGAAGGCGCAGCCTGCGGAGGCGACGGTGTCGGAGAAGATCGCGGTGATGAGCCTGCTCGCCTCGGGGCTGGCACCCAGCGAACGATACAGTGGCAGGCGTCTCTATCAATCGCGCGCGGTCTGGAGCCTGCTGAACCTGACCGATATCCAGGGGCCGCTGCCGGACTATGATGAGCAGAGCGGGCTGGATGCTCCGGCCACGGGCTATCCGGTGGATGAAAAGGGCGATCCTGTTTACTTCAAGGCGGCGGAGTCCTGGGCTGCGGCCAGGAACGATGGCGAGCGCATTTTGTGGCTTTGGCAGGAGATGGGAAAACTGCACCCTGGGCAGAAGAAGGATTCGCTGCGGAACTTCGCTGGGATGGCCAAGGGGTGGTTCTCGGTGCGCACATTGGAGGGGCTGGGGCTGCGTTTTGAAGCGGATGAAAAGGAAGGGGCGACGCGCGAGGGCATCGCGGCGCTGCACACGCTGAAGGATGATGAAACGGTGGTGCGGCTGGCCACGGGGCCGAAGCGCATCACGCTGCCGCCGGAGTGGAACTTCATGGAACTGCTGAAAGCCCGGGCGAATGATCCCGAGGAAAGTGCCATGAAAAGGGCGGAAATCTGGAAGGAATTGGCGGATGAATGGACCGACCGCCGACAGTACCCGAAAGCGGTGGAGGCCCTGAAGAATGGCATCGCGGTGCTGCCGAAGCTGACAGAGAAAGAGCAAAAGCTGCTGAATAAGAAGCGTAACCGGAGTTCGTTCAATCTCCTGCCGGATGTGGCTGGCGATGACACTTCTGTCACCCCCGAATTCACCTGGACTCAGATGCTGACGACAAGCCTCCAGGAGATCACAGACCACCAGGGTCGGCTGGATCCGCAGCTCCCGCAGGCTGCGGGCAGTGAGGCGAAGCTGTTGCTGACGTTTCGCAATGCGACGCAGGTTTCCTTTTCCGCCCGCCGGGTGAATGTGGCGAAGCTGCTGGCGGATACGGAGGCGTACCTGCGCAGCTCGCCCACAGAGTTTGACTGGCAGCGGGCGAATATCCAGAGCATCGGCCAGCGCCTGCTGGAGGAAGGCAACGGGAAGAAGTATTTGATCGGAGATCCGGTGGCCTGGGAGCAGAAGCTGGAGCCGCGTGAGAACCACTGGGATCGCCGGGTGACGGTGCCCACGCCGCTGAAGGAGGCCGGGGCCTGGCTGGTGGAGGGCCGCTTTGAAGGCGGGCACCAGACGCGGGCGCTGCTGTGGCTGGAGGGGCTGGTGATCGTGCACACAAAGCAGGTGGGAGTGGGCCATTACTTTGTGGCGGATGCCGCCACGGGCGCACCCGTGGAGGGAGCGACCGTGAAGTTCTTTGGCTACGGGCAGGAGTGGGTGGATCGCCGAGGGAATAACAGACCCAATTTAAGATACAGCTTCAAAGACCTTCAGATCACCTCGGATGCGCAGGGCCAAGTGAAGTTGCAGGAAGACCAAATCAATCGATACCGATGGCTGGTCCAGGCCAAAGACAAGGATGGCAGGCTGGCGTATCTGGGATTTGAGTATCTGAATCTTAACCATGGGCAGGATTGGTTCAATGCGCAGACCCGCCTTTACACCATCACGGACCGCCCGGTCTATCGTCCGGGCCAGGAGGTGAAGTGGAAGGCCTGGGCACGACAGGTGGGCTATGATCCGAAGCTGGACAGCCATGCCTTTGCCGATGCGGTGATGAAGGTGACGATCACCGATCCCCGTGGTGAAAAGGTGACGGAAAAGACCTACAAGGCCGATGAATCCGGGGCCATCAATGATGTGTTGGAGCTCGGGGATGAAGCCACCCTGGGCAGCTACGGCATGGCCGTGGAGGCGCAGCGGAAAGGCGGTGTGCTGGAGCATGTGGGGAATCACAGCTTTCGCGTGGAGGAGTACAAGAAGCCGGAGTTTGAAGTGAAGGTGGATGCCCCCACCACACCGGTGGCGCTGGGCGACAGCTTTGAGGTGAAGGTGAAGGCGGACTACTACTTTGGCGGCCCTGTGAAGGAGGGGAAGGTGAAGTACAAGGTGCAGCGCAGCGCGCACACGGAGCGCTGGTTTCCCATCGGCCCGTGGGACTGGCTTTTCGGCGCGGGGTATGGCTGGCGCGCGAGTTATTATGACTGGTATCCGGGGGCGGACCGCTGGTGCTTCTGCATCCCGCGCTACCCGTGGGTGCGCTGGCAATCGGACCCGCCGGAGCTGGTGGCCGAGGGTGAATCCCCACTGAATGCGGATGGCACCTTCACCATCAAGGTGGATACGGCGCTGGCGAAGGAACTGCATGGCCAGGAGGACCACAGCTATGCCATCGAGGCGGAGGTGACGGACCAGAGCCGCCGCACGATCTTTGGCACGGGCAGCGTATTGGCGGCGCGGCGTCCGTTTGAGGTCTATGTCTCGCTGAACCAGGGCTACTACCAGACGGGCGAGGCGGCGGAGGCGACGGTGAATGCGCGCACGCTGGATGGCCGCGAGGTGCAGGCCACAGGCGGCCTAACCGTTTATCGGATCACGTATGGCAAGGATGGCCAGCCGACGGAGGAGGCTGTGTACACAGCCGAGGTGGCGCTGAAGGAGGGCGAGCCGACGGTGAAGGCGCGCTTTACCCTGGCGCGGGGCGGGCAGTATCGCGTCTCGGTCAAGCTGAAGGACAAGGCGGGGCATGAGATCGAGGGCATCAGCTTCACCACGGCCCGCGGCGAGGGCTTTGAGGAGGGCAAAGACTTCCGCTTTGATGACCTGGAACTCGTCACCCAAAAGGATGAATACGCCCCTGGGGAAGAGGTGGAGATCACGCTGAACACGAACCGCGCTGGCAGCACGGTGGCGCTGTTTTTGCGGACCCAAGATGGGAGGTATCCAGACCCAGTGTGGATCAAGCTGGAGGGCAAGAGCACGACGCACCGTTTCACCCTGACGGAGGCGGACCAGCCGAATATTTTCCTGGAGGCCTATACCGTGAGCGCGGCGCGGGTACACCAAGTGACACGCCAGATCATCGTGCCGCCGAAGAAGCGCATCGCCACGGTGGAGCTGACGCCGGACAGCGCGACGTATCTCCCGGGCCAGGGCTCGAAGGTGAAGGTGCGGGTGAAGGACCAGGACGGAAAACCCTTTGTGGGCAAGGTGGTGCTGACGGCCTATGACAAGGCGCTGGAGTACATCTCCGGCGGCAGCAATCAGCAAGACATCCGTCCCTTTTTCTGGGGCTGGAAACGCAGCCATTACCCGGAGGTGACGGACTCCCTGCACGCGCTGGAGACAGGCCTTGGGGGCTGGATGAGTCCGCTGGGGATCTTTGGCGGCAGCGTGGCGGATGGTGAGTTCCATTACAATGAGAGCGATCCCTTTGCGTCTGGGGGCGCGGGCGCGTTTGAGACAAGTGGCATGGCCAAGAGGCGGATGGGCAGGGAGTTTAAAGAAGGTCTCGCGATGGCAGCGCCCGGTGCGCCGATGGACGTGGCACCGATGGCAGCCCCTGCGCCTGCGGTGATGGCCCTCGAAATGTCTGCAGATAGCGTTGCCGCAGGCGGTGCTGCTGGCGCTGAAGAAGGCCCGCAGCCGATGATCCGTAGCAATCTGGCGGACAGTGCGGTGTGGATCGCGGACTTCACCACGGATGCACAGGGCGCGGGCGAGTTTAACTTCACGCTGCCGGACAATCTCACGACGTGGAAGCTGCGCTCCTGGGTCATGGGCCCGTCCACGCAGGTGGGGGAGGCGGCGGTGGAGGTCATCACGCGGAAGAACCTGATGGTGAGGCTGCAGGCCCCGCGCTTCTTTGTGGAAAAGGATGAGGTGGTGATCTCGGCCAACGTCCACAATGAGATGGACGTGGCGCAGAGCGTGAAGGCAGTGCTGGAACTGGAGGGCGGCGTGCTGGAATTCCTGGAGAAAGGGCAGGCCACTCAGGCGGCGGCGGACATCGGCGCGCATGGCGAAAAGCGCTTTGACTGGCGGGTGAAAGTCACCGGCGAAGGCGAGGCGAAGATCCGCGTGAAGGCGCTGGCGCAGAAGGATAGCGACGCCATGGAGATGACCTTCCCGGCCTACACCCACGGCCTGCTGAAGACGGACTCCTGGAGCCTGGCCCTGCGCCCGGATGAGGCCAGTGGCAAGCTGACGCTGAAGGTGCCTGCGGAGCGCAAGCCGGAGCAGTCCCGCCTGGAGGTGCGCTACTCCCCCACGCTGGCGATGGCCCTGGTGGATGCGCTGCCGTATCTGGTGGCTTATCCCTATGGCTGCACGGAGCAGACGCTGAACCGCTTTGTCCCCACGGTGATCACCCTGGGCGTGCTGAAGGACCTGGGCGTGGACCTGAAGGCGGTGAAGGAAAAACGCACGAACCTGAATGCCCAGCAGATCGGCAAACCGGAGGAGCGCGCGAAGCAGTGGAAGGGGCGGTCTAACCTAGAGCCTGTCTTTGACGAGGACGAGGTGAAGAAGATGGCGAAGACGGGCCTGGCCCGCCTGGAGGCCATGCGCAATGGCGACGGCGGCTGGGGCTGGTTCCCGGGCGGGCGCGAGTCCTCCCCCCACATCACGGCGGTGGTGATGCACGGCCTGAAGTCGGCGGAGCGCACCGGCTTTGACCTGAATGACGGCCTGATCCGCCAGGGGGTGGAATGGTTGGCACGCCATGAGGCGGAGGAGCTGCGCCGGCTGAATCTGCCGGTGAAGCACAAGGATCGCAAAGGCTACCCGGATAACCTGGATGCGCTGATCCACAGCGTGCTGGTGGAGTACAAAGCGGGCAACAAGGCGATGCGCGACCAGCTTTATGAACAGCGCGAGAAGCTCTCCCGCTACAGCGTGGCCCTGCTGGGCCTAACCTGTGATGCGGTGGAGGAGGATGAACGCCGCGACATGTGCCTGCGCAATTTGAAGCAGTTTCTGAAGCAGGATGAGGAGAACCAGACGGCCTACCTGGACCTGCCGCAGGGCGGCTGGTGGTGGTATTGGTATGAGGACCAGATCGAAACTCAGGCGGTCTTCCTGCGCCTGCTGGTGGCGGCGAATCCGAAGGATGAAACGGCCCCGCGAATCGCCAAGTACCTGCTGAACAATCGCCGCAACGGCACCTACTGGAACAGCACCAAGGATACGGCGGCGGTCATCGAGGCCCTGGCCATCTATGCGAAGGCCAGCGGCGAAACCAGCCCGCAGCAGACAGTGGAGCTGCTGCTGGACGGGAAGTCCGTGAAGAAGGTGGAGATCACAAAGGAGACGCTGTTCACCTTCGATGGCAGCCTGGTGCTGGAGGGCGAGGCCCTGACCACGGGCGAGCACACGCTGGAGATCCGCAAACTGGGCGAATCCCCGCTGTATGTGAATGCCTACCTGACGGTGTTTTCCCAGGAGGACAACATCCCCGCCGCTGGGCTGGAGGTGAAGGCGCGGCGCAAGTTTTACAAACTGATCGAGGAGAAGCCGGAGCAGAAGGTGGCAGGCGGGCGCGGCCAAGTGGTGACGCAGACGGGGCTGAAGTATCGCCGCGAGGAAATCGCCAGCGACAGCCCGGTGAAGAGCGGGGACCTCATCGAGGTGGAGCTGTCGGTGGAGAGCAAAAACGACTACGAGTATGTGCTGATCGAGGACCTGAAACCCGCCGGTTTTGAGCCCGTGAAGGTGCAGAGCGGGTGGACCTATGAGGGCCTGCCTGCGTACCAGGAATTCCGCGATGAGAAGGTGGCCTTCTTTGCCGAGCGGTTGCCCAAAGGCACGCACAACCTGAGCTACCGCGTGAAGGCCGAAATCCCTGGCCGCTTCAGCGCCCTGCCCACAAAGATCGAGGCCATGTACGCCCCCGAACTGAAAGGCAACTCCGACGAGTGGAAGGCCCGCATCGAGGAGTGA